The following are from one region of the Nocardia terpenica genome:
- a CDS encoding DedA family protein produces the protein MSDVVASNPIKELLDPMHLLTETWLKNAVLPAILVIVFIETGLLFPILPGDSLLFTGGLLSAHPHPPVSIWVLVPAVAITAVAGDQCAYWIGRAIGPALFHKQDGRFFKQRYVTETHEFFEKYGPKTIILGRFVPIVRTFMPVLAGVSKMTYSTFLTFDIIGGILWGGGVTVLGYFLGNVGFIRDHVEAIFLLIVLVSILPGIVSVARKLLNRDAAPARDEIPVSTNDPTR, from the coding sequence ATGTCCGATGTCGTAGCGAGTAACCCGATCAAGGAGTTGCTCGACCCGATGCACCTGCTCACGGAAACGTGGCTGAAGAATGCGGTGCTGCCCGCCATTCTGGTCATCGTCTTCATCGAGACGGGCCTGCTGTTCCCGATTCTGCCCGGCGATTCGCTGTTGTTCACCGGCGGCCTGCTGTCCGCGCACCCGCATCCGCCGGTCTCGATCTGGGTGCTGGTCCCGGCCGTCGCGATCACCGCGGTCGCGGGCGACCAGTGCGCGTACTGGATCGGCCGGGCCATCGGTCCGGCGCTGTTCCACAAGCAGGACGGGCGTTTCTTCAAGCAGCGCTATGTCACCGAGACGCACGAGTTCTTCGAGAAATACGGCCCGAAGACCATCATCCTGGGTCGTTTCGTGCCGATCGTGCGCACCTTCATGCCGGTGCTCGCGGGCGTGTCGAAGATGACCTACAGCACGTTCCTGACCTTCGACATCATCGGCGGCATCCTGTGGGGCGGCGGCGTCACCGTGCTCGGTTACTTCCTGGGCAATGTCGGCTTCATCCGCGACCACGTCGAGGCGATCTTCCTGCTCATCGTGCTCGTCTCGATCCTGCCGGGCATCGTCTCGGTGGCCAGAAAACTGCTGAATCGCGACGCCGCCCCGGCGCGCGACGAGATCCCCGTCTCGACGAACGATCCCACGCGCTGA
- a CDS encoding fused (3R)-hydroxyacyl-ACP dehydratase subunits HadA/HadB, with the protein MPELAPDAPAPTAPAGRHFRVRDHYEVGREKIREFARAVQNDHPAHRWEADAGKLGCDGIVAPPTFASVVGMTTTQALLDTVLTDYDLSQILQTDQVFEIHRPMVAGDRLSSEAEIVSIRRMRGNDFIVVKATVTDEQGSVVQVGTTTIVARLGAEVDPDIVRLVEGLVMHRRDGKADPEVLVPISAESATAAPELADSRREAPVHAAPSFDDVAVGDELPALTMQLTRGDLVNYAGVSGDSNPIHFSDRAAELAGLPTVVAHGMLTMGLGAQYLTSWLEDPTAIETYSVRFSGFVPVEPLSPAQIEFTGRIKSLDPERRTATVLLGGTSAGKKLFGRAMAQVRLA; encoded by the coding sequence ATGCCGGAGCTGGCACCCGATGCGCCGGCACCCACGGCCCCGGCCGGTCGGCATTTCCGGGTACGCGACCACTACGAGGTCGGGCGGGAGAAGATTCGCGAATTCGCCCGCGCCGTCCAGAACGACCATCCGGCCCACCGCTGGGAGGCGGACGCGGGCAAGCTGGGCTGCGACGGCATCGTCGCGCCGCCGACCTTCGCCTCGGTGGTCGGCATGACCACCACGCAGGCGCTGCTGGACACGGTGCTGACCGATTACGACCTGTCGCAGATCCTGCAGACCGACCAGGTCTTCGAGATCCACCGCCCGATGGTGGCGGGCGACCGGCTCAGCAGCGAGGCCGAGATCGTCTCGATCCGCCGGATGCGCGGCAACGACTTCATCGTCGTCAAGGCCACTGTCACCGACGAGCAGGGCAGCGTCGTGCAGGTCGGCACCACCACGATCGTGGCCCGGCTCGGCGCGGAGGTCGATCCCGATATCGTCCGCCTGGTCGAGGGCCTGGTCATGCACCGCCGCGACGGCAAGGCCGACCCCGAGGTGCTCGTGCCCATCTCCGCCGAATCGGCCACCGCCGCACCGGAACTCGCCGATTCCCGGCGCGAGGCCCCCGTGCACGCCGCGCCGAGCTTCGACGATGTCGCCGTCGGCGACGAGTTACCGGCGCTCACCATGCAGCTCACCCGCGGCGACCTGGTCAATTACGCTGGCGTGTCGGGCGATTCGAATCCGATCCACTTCAGCGACCGCGCCGCCGAACTGGCCGGGCTGCCGACGGTCGTGGCGCACGGCATGCTCACCATGGGCCTGGGCGCGCAGTACCTCACCTCCTGGCTCGAGGATCCGACCGCGATCGAGACCTACAGCGTGCGGTTCTCCGGGTTCGTTCCCGTCGAGCCGCTGTCCCCGGCGCAGATCGAGTTCACCGGGCGGATCAAGTCGCTGGACCCCGAACGCCGCACCGCCACGGTGTTGCTGGGCGGTACCTCGGCGGGTAAGAAACTGTTCGGCCGCGCCATGGCCCAGGTGCGCCTGGCCTGA
- a CDS encoding FAD-binding protein, with protein MTDADLRGAMRDFGGVVRRTPRLVARPGSVAEIVTVIREAATGATDVVARGCGHSTRGESLTDGIALDMRGMTTVHWVGDDRVTVDAGATWREVLEATLPYGRMPPVLTDYLDLTVGGTLSASGIGGTSHIHRTQAANVFELEAVTPEGEVVTCSPTHRRRLFDTLRAGMGRHGVITTATLRLIPAPERVLSCRSRCASAAELIAAQSRISADHISGQYNSSGFELKAVVYDASSPPSGLSPTEVEELTFFDFADRMRPDVEKFIELGEWEQPHPWGQVILPAALAANFIEHTLADITPADIGPSGYILIKRFCPGHVPMLRAPSDAVIFALLRAAAPGCHTVAQMCVANDQLYDRAQAIGGVPYPPLPVPELTQAT; from the coding sequence ATGACGGATGCGGACCTTCGTGGTGCGATGCGTGATTTCGGCGGAGTGGTCCGCCGCACCCCTCGTCTAGTGGCTCGGCCGGGTTCGGTAGCGGAGATCGTCACCGTCATCCGGGAGGCTGCGACGGGAGCCACCGATGTGGTTGCGCGAGGTTGCGGCCATTCCACGCGGGGTGAGTCCTTGACCGATGGGATCGCCCTTGACATGCGCGGCATGACCACCGTGCATTGGGTGGGCGATGACCGTGTCACAGTGGACGCAGGGGCAACATGGCGTGAGGTACTTGAGGCGACGCTGCCGTACGGACGCATGCCGCCGGTGCTCACCGACTACCTCGACCTGACCGTCGGTGGGACGCTCTCGGCCTCCGGTATTGGCGGCACTTCCCATATTCACCGTACTCAGGCAGCGAATGTCTTCGAGCTTGAGGCCGTCACACCCGAAGGGGAGGTCGTCACCTGCTCGCCCACTCACCGTCGCCGCCTTTTCGATACGCTGCGGGCTGGGATGGGCCGTCACGGCGTCATCACGACGGCTACCCTTCGCCTGATTCCAGCACCGGAGCGGGTGCTCTCGTGCCGCTCGCGTTGCGCCTCCGCCGCCGAGCTCATCGCCGCGCAGAGCCGCATCAGCGCAGACCACATATCCGGGCAGTACAATTCTTCCGGTTTCGAGCTCAAGGCCGTGGTGTACGACGCAAGCAGCCCGCCCAGCGGCCTGTCACCCACCGAAGTCGAAGAACTCACGTTCTTCGACTTCGCCGACCGCATGCGTCCAGACGTGGAGAAATTCATCGAGTTGGGAGAATGGGAACAACCCCATCCGTGGGGACAGGTCATCCTCCCTGCCGCTCTAGCTGCCAACTTCATCGAGCACACGCTGGCCGACATCACGCCTGCCGACATCGGCCCCAGCGGCTACATACTCATCAAACGCTTCTGCCCTGGTCACGTGCCGATGCTCCGCGCCCCGTCGGACGCGGTGATCTTCGCTCTCTTGCGGGCGGCAGCCCCCGGCTGCCACACGGTTGCCCAGATGTGTGTGGCCAACGACCAGTTGTACGACCGGGCCCAGGCTATCGGCGGTGTTCCGTATCCACCGCTGCCCGTTCCGGAACTCACTCAGGCCACCTGA
- a CDS encoding helix-turn-helix domain-containing protein — MPSEQERSASSSAGNGRIADDLDRVRVRPNTRLVERRFARGWTQEQVARAIADLAAKHGKTTGITANTVSRLERGYCTWPHTLVAEFECLFGCSASDLGFVNRRVGGGSVRHRDVRQDGTSSIPATKEALPHPSLSGGNGSFTAGLFEAPDPDIYSPMLAAYGTPQLYILANNEEYRRAFPGITVGTNLLEWAIFNPIAHDVLVEWDLETELLGNSMRQAASNPHNGEARAILRKCLDASPELQAIFDRGNSDVQRPYPYQLLRNPDSGEIHRVECNIWVAFTNGERVHFYIGKPLNERPPS; from the coding sequence ATGCCCAGCGAACAGGAACGTTCCGCTTCCTCGTCCGCAGGTAACGGCCGGATCGCTGACGATCTGGACCGGGTGAGGGTGCGCCCGAACACCAGACTTGTCGAACGCCGCTTCGCCCGTGGCTGGACGCAGGAACAAGTGGCCAGAGCAATCGCCGATCTCGCCGCCAAACATGGGAAAACGACAGGCATCACCGCCAACACGGTGTCACGACTCGAGCGCGGCTACTGCACATGGCCTCACACTCTGGTCGCCGAATTCGAATGCCTCTTCGGGTGCTCGGCATCGGATCTAGGGTTCGTCAATCGACGGGTGGGAGGAGGATCGGTTCGCCACCGTGACGTGAGACAGGATGGTACGAGCAGCATTCCGGCTACTAAGGAAGCGTTACCTCATCCATCGCTCTCGGGCGGGAACGGTTCGTTTACCGCCGGGCTGTTCGAGGCACCCGACCCCGACATCTACTCACCGATGTTGGCCGCTTATGGAACTCCGCAGCTCTACATCCTTGCCAACAATGAAGAGTATCGGCGGGCCTTCCCCGGCATTACGGTCGGCACCAACCTCCTGGAGTGGGCCATCTTCAACCCGATCGCGCATGATGTTCTGGTCGAGTGGGATTTGGAGACTGAGCTGCTCGGGAACTCGATGCGCCAAGCTGCGTCCAACCCTCACAACGGCGAGGCTCGGGCAATACTACGGAAGTGCTTGGATGCATCACCCGAGCTTCAGGCAATCTTCGATCGGGGAAATTCCGACGTGCAGCGACCGTATCCCTACCAGTTGCTAAGAAACCCGGACAGTGGAGAGATACACCGGGTGGAATGCAATATCTGGGTAGCCTTCACGAACGGCGAACGGGTTCACTTCTATATCGGCAAGCCGCTCAACGAGCGTCCCCCGAGCTGA
- the fbaA gene encoding class II fructose-bisphosphate aldolase translates to MPIATPEVYAEMLGRAKENSFAFPAINCTSSETINAAIRGFAEAGSDGIIQFSTGGAEFGSGQGVKDMVVGATALAEFAHVVAARYDVTIALHTDHCPKDKLDTFVRPLLAISAERVQGGRNPLFQSHMWDGSAVPIDENLEIAKELLKQTAAANIILEVEIGVVGGEEDGVENAINEKLYTSTEDFEKTVDALGAGENGRYLLAATFGNVHGVYKPGNVKLRPEVLAEGQRAAAAKLGLPQGAKPFDFVFHGGSGSLKSEIEDSLKYGVVKMNVDTDTQYAFTRPIAGHMFANYDGVLKIDGEVGNKKVYDPRSYLKKAEASMSARVVEACNDLNSAGKSVSAK, encoded by the coding sequence GTGCCCATCGCGACTCCGGAGGTCTACGCCGAGATGCTCGGTCGGGCCAAAGAGAACTCCTTCGCCTTCCCCGCGATCAACTGCACGTCGTCGGAGACGATCAATGCGGCGATTCGCGGATTCGCCGAGGCCGGGAGCGACGGCATCATTCAATTCTCCACCGGCGGTGCGGAATTCGGTTCCGGCCAGGGTGTGAAGGACATGGTCGTCGGCGCCACCGCGCTCGCGGAATTCGCGCACGTGGTCGCCGCCCGCTACGACGTGACCATCGCGCTGCACACCGACCACTGCCCCAAGGACAAGCTGGACACGTTCGTGCGCCCGCTGCTGGCCATCTCGGCCGAGCGGGTCCAGGGCGGCCGGAACCCGCTGTTCCAGTCGCACATGTGGGACGGTTCCGCGGTGCCGATCGACGAGAACCTGGAGATCGCGAAGGAACTGCTGAAGCAGACCGCCGCGGCGAACATCATTCTCGAGGTCGAGATCGGCGTCGTGGGCGGCGAGGAGGACGGCGTCGAGAACGCCATCAACGAGAAGCTCTACACCTCCACCGAGGATTTCGAGAAGACCGTCGACGCCCTGGGCGCCGGCGAGAACGGCCGGTATCTGCTGGCCGCGACCTTCGGCAATGTGCACGGCGTGTACAAGCCGGGCAATGTGAAGCTGCGCCCGGAGGTGCTGGCCGAGGGCCAGCGCGCGGCCGCCGCCAAGCTGGGCCTGCCCCAGGGCGCCAAGCCGTTCGACTTCGTCTTCCACGGCGGTTCGGGCTCGCTGAAGTCCGAGATCGAGGACTCGCTGAAGTACGGCGTGGTGAAGATGAACGTCGACACCGACACCCAGTACGCCTTCACCCGCCCCATCGCGGGCCACATGTTCGCCAACTACGACGGCGTCCTGAAGATCGACGGCGAGGTCGGCAACAAGAAGGTCTACGACCCCCGCAGCTACCTGAAGAAGGCCGAAGCCTCCATGTCCGCCCGCGTAGTCGAAGCCTGCAACGACCTCAACTCCGCAGGCAAGTCGGTCAGCGCGAAGTAA
- a CDS encoding class I SAM-dependent methyltransferase, whose amino-acid sequence MAERQLDPSLDAGQAPYLAQQRASQSLVFDQLVKRYAMAYGDRPEQIRAGTWLAEHLGPGARVLDVGCGTGVPTARQLVNAGLQVVGIDISAAMVSAAAAAVPEAVIYNCDVLNLTETGFDGAVAFFSLLMLPRSGIAQALSVLYEAIKPGGYLLISMVEADLDDVPVKFLDTDVRVSGYQRDALCGVVEQAGFGIVDMRVVAYTPAVAQADPEIHLYAFARRPHGDRESE is encoded by the coding sequence ATGGCTGAACGCCAGTTAGATCCATCTCTGGATGCGGGGCAAGCGCCGTATTTGGCGCAGCAGCGGGCGTCGCAGTCGCTGGTCTTCGATCAGTTGGTGAAGCGCTACGCGATGGCCTACGGGGACAGGCCGGAGCAGATTCGCGCTGGGACGTGGCTTGCTGAGCACCTTGGCCCTGGTGCGCGAGTGTTGGACGTCGGTTGTGGCACTGGCGTTCCTACCGCCCGTCAACTCGTCAACGCCGGACTTCAGGTGGTGGGCATCGACATCTCAGCCGCGATGGTCTCTGCCGCCGCCGCTGCGGTTCCCGAGGCCGTCATCTACAACTGTGACGTCTTGAATCTCACTGAAACTGGCTTCGACGGTGCGGTCGCGTTCTTCTCACTGCTGATGCTGCCCAGATCCGGTATAGCTCAAGCACTTTCGGTGTTGTATGAGGCCATCAAACCAGGTGGATACCTGTTGATCAGCATGGTCGAGGCGGACCTCGATGACGTACCGGTCAAATTCCTCGACACCGATGTCCGGGTCAGCGGCTACCAACGCGACGCGCTCTGTGGAGTCGTGGAACAGGCTGGCTTCGGCATCGTCGACATGAGGGTTGTCGCCTACACGCCTGCCGTAGCTCAGGCTGACCCCGAGATTCACCTGTACGCCTTCGCCCGACGGCCACATGGTGATAGGGAAAGCGAGTAG
- a CDS encoding glycoside hydrolase family 76 protein: MTSRPRPPVDRAAEPAATVWAQRADRSESAILSRHLRRLWSVPGSALAVVGWPATRRDRLFASWHYWWQAHVIDCEIDAANREPTPARTRRIAALARGHRVRNITGWTNDYYDDMAWLAIALERAERTQGITEVRGALVTLKKVLAAGWDPRFGALPWRKGSDFYNAPANGPAGIALARLGRIDRATDISDWLDKTLRDPDTGLILDGIHLPSGEIERPTFSYCQGVVLGLETELAVHTGEFRHIERAQRLLHAVEERMTESGIVSGGGGGDGGLFNGILARYLAQLALMLPGDEPAQAHARHTAAALVKGSARAAWEHRLEVEGDPLFGHDWAAPARLPAGTAGAGRFTSGGSVTSSRTPERDLSVQISGWMLMEAAYLVTAAGM, translated from the coding sequence ATGACTTCGCGACCCCGGCCACCGGTCGACCGCGCCGCCGAGCCCGCCGCCACCGTCTGGGCGCAGCGGGCCGACCGATCCGAGTCCGCGATCCTGTCTCGGCATCTACGCAGGCTATGGTCGGTGCCGGGGTCCGCGCTGGCGGTGGTGGGCTGGCCCGCCACCCGCCGGGACCGCCTCTTCGCCTCCTGGCACTACTGGTGGCAGGCGCACGTGATCGACTGCGAGATCGACGCCGCCAACCGCGAGCCCACCCCGGCGCGCACCCGCCGCATCGCGGCGCTGGCGCGCGGGCATCGGGTCCGCAACATCACCGGCTGGACCAACGACTACTACGACGACATGGCCTGGCTGGCCATCGCCCTGGAACGCGCCGAGCGCACCCAGGGCATCACCGAGGTCCGCGGCGCGCTCGTCACGCTGAAGAAGGTGCTCGCGGCGGGCTGGGATCCGCGGTTCGGCGCGCTGCCGTGGCGCAAGGGCTCCGACTTCTACAACGCACCCGCCAACGGTCCCGCGGGTATCGCGCTGGCCCGCCTCGGCCGGATCGACCGCGCGACCGATATCTCCGACTGGCTGGACAAGACGCTGCGCGACCCGGACACCGGGCTGATCCTGGACGGCATCCACCTGCCCTCCGGCGAGATCGAGCGGCCCACGTTCAGCTACTGCCAGGGCGTGGTGCTCGGCCTGGAGACCGAATTGGCCGTGCACACCGGCGAATTCCGGCACATCGAGCGCGCGCAGCGGCTGCTGCACGCGGTCGAGGAGCGGATGACCGAGAGCGGCATCGTCAGCGGCGGCGGGGGCGGCGACGGCGGCCTGTTCAACGGCATCCTGGCCCGTTACCTGGCCCAGCTCGCGCTGATGCTGCCGGGCGACGAGCCCGCCCAGGCGCACGCCCGGCACACCGCCGCCGCCCTCGTGAAGGGCTCGGCCCGCGCCGCCTGGGAGCACCGCCTGGAGGTGGAGGGCGACCCGCTGTTCGGCCACGACTGGGCGGCCCCCGCCCGGCTGCCCGCGGGCACGGCGGGTGCGGGGCGCTTCACCTCCGGCGGCTCGGTGACCTCCTCGCGCACACCGGAGCGCGACCTGTCGGTGCAGATCTCGGGCTGGATGCTGATGGAGGCGGCCTATCTGGTGACGGCCGCCGGAATGTGA
- a CDS encoding DedA family protein encodes MSPHTLALSGFDSLQSAGPVLVWTVVLIFVFLECALIIGLFLPGDSMLLTAGVVLASHETGHAQVWGLAVATMIAAIAGNQVGYVIGHRTGHHLVARKNGRYINARNLARVTELLRRHGFLAVLVARWIPWVRTLCPLVAGAAGMNHRRYTLASSLGAVFWAPVLLLIGYYTGGFLEHVSWLMPTVVGTLVAGLIIGTGLGIRQYRIEMARPAEEFELEDRPPCVGAEPESR; translated from the coding sequence ATGTCGCCGCATACCCTCGCGCTGAGCGGATTCGATTCGCTGCAATCGGCAGGGCCGGTACTGGTCTGGACCGTCGTGCTGATCTTCGTCTTTCTCGAATGCGCCCTCATCATCGGGCTGTTCCTGCCCGGTGACTCCATGCTGCTGACCGCGGGCGTCGTGCTGGCCTCGCACGAGACCGGGCACGCCCAGGTGTGGGGGCTGGCGGTGGCGACCATGATCGCCGCGATCGCGGGCAACCAGGTCGGCTACGTGATCGGCCACCGCACCGGACACCACCTGGTCGCGCGCAAGAACGGCCGCTACATCAACGCCCGCAACCTGGCCCGGGTGACCGAACTGCTGCGCCGCCACGGCTTTCTCGCGGTGCTGGTGGCGCGCTGGATTCCGTGGGTGCGCACGCTGTGCCCGCTGGTCGCGGGCGCGGCCGGGATGAACCACCGCCGCTACACGCTGGCCAGTTCGCTCGGCGCGGTGTTCTGGGCCCCGGTGCTGCTGCTGATCGGCTACTACACCGGCGGCTTCCTGGAGCACGTGTCGTGGCTGATGCCGACGGTGGTGGGCACGCTGGTGGCGGGCCTGATCATCGGCACCGGGCTGGGCATTCGGCAGTACCGCATCGAAATGGCGCGCCCCGCAGAGGAATTCGAGCTGGAGGATCGGCCGCCCTGCGTCGGGGCCGAACCCGAATCCCGCTGA